The following coding sequences lie in one Diceros bicornis minor isolate mBicDic1 chromosome 33, mDicBic1.mat.cur, whole genome shotgun sequence genomic window:
- the NSMAF gene encoding protein FAN isoform X2, translating into MEYVFELDVSGKVEDVVETLLQLHRASCLDKLGDQTAMITAILQSRLARTSFDKNRFQSVSEKLHMECKAEMVTPLVTNPGHVCITDTNLYFQPLNGYPKPVVQITLQDVRRIYKRRHGLMPLGLEVFCTEDDLCSDIYLKFYEPQDRDDVYFYIATYLEHHVAERTAESYTLQWQRGHLSNRQYLLHLNNLADRSCNDLSQYPVFPWIISDYCSAELDLSNPGTFRDLSKPVGALNKERLERLLMRYQEMPEPKFMYGSHYSSPGYVLFYLVRIAPEYMLCLQNGRFDNADRMFNSIAETWKNCLDGATDFKELIPEFYGDDVSFLVNSLKLDLGKRQGGQMVDDVELPPWAQSPEDFLQKSQDALESNYVSEHLHEWIDLIFGYKQKGSDAVGAHNVFHPLTYEGGVDLNSIENPDEKVAMLTQILEFGQTPKQLFVTPHPRRITSKFKSLFQTSSCNASTADSPVSPGEESFEDLTEESKTLAWNNITKLQLHEQHKIHKEAVTGIAVSRNGSSVFTTSQDSTLKMFSKESKMLQRSISFSNMALSSCLLLPGDATVISSSWDNNVYFYSIAFGRCQDTLMGHDDAVSKICWHDNRLYSASWDSTVKVWSGVPAEMTGTKRHQFDMLAELEHDVSVDTISLNAASTLLVSGTKEGTVNIWDLTTATILHQIPCHSGTVCDTAFSPDSRHVLSTGEDGCLNVIDVQTGMLISSMTSDEPQRCFIWDGNSVLSGSQSGELLVWDLLGGKISERIQGHTGAVTCIWMNEQCSSIITGGEDRQIMFWKLQY; encoded by the exons ATGGAATATGTCTTTGAATTGGATGTTTCAGGGAAAGTGGAAGATGTGGTAGAGACACTGCTTCAG CTTCACAGAGCGTCCTGCCTTGACAAACTGGGTGACCAAACTGCTATG ATAACAGCTATTTTGCAGTCACGTTTGGCTAGGACATCATTTGACAAAAACAG ATTCCAAAGTGTTTCTGAAAAGCTGCACATGGAATGCAAAGCAGAAATGGTGACACCTCTGGTGACGAATCCTGGACACGTGTGCATCACTGACACAAACCTATATTTTCAACCTCTCAATGGGTACCCA AAACCTGTGGTCCAGATAACACTCCAGGATGTCCGCCGCATTTACAAGAGGAGGCACGGCCTCATGCCTCTG GGCTTGGAAGTGTTTTGCACAGAAGATGATCTGTGTTCTGACATCTACCTGAAGTTCTATGAACCTCAAGATAGAGATGATGTCTATTTCTATATTGCTACGTATCTAG AGCACCACGTGGCGGAGCGCACGGCCGAGAGCTACACCCTGCAGTGGCAGCGCGGGCACCTTTCCAACCGCCAGTACCTCCTGCACCTCAATAACCTGGCCGACCGCAGCTGCAACGACCTCTCCCAGTACCCGGTGTTCCCGTGGATCATCAGTGATTACTGCAGTGCAGAACTGG attTGTCCAATCCAGGAACCTTCCGGGATCTCAGTAAGCCAGTAGGGGCCCTAAATAAGGAGCGCTTGGAGAGACTGCTG ATGCGCTACCAGGAAATGCCGGAGCCAAAGTTCATGTACGGCAGTCACTACTCTTCTCCGGGTTATGTGCTGTTTTACCTTGTTCGGATTG CACCAGAGTATATGCTGTGCCTACAGAATGGAAGATTTGATAATGCAGATAGAATGTTCAACAG TATTGCAGAAACCTGGAAAAACTGTTTGGATGGTGCAACAGATTTTAAAGAG TTGATTCCAGAATTCTATGGTGATGATGTCAGCTTTTTAGTCAATAGTCTGAAGCTCGATTTGGGAAAGAGACAAGGAGGGCAGATGGTCGATGATGTGGAACTTCCCCCTTGGGCACAGA GTCCTGAGGACTTTCTCCAGAAGAGCCAAGATGCGTTGGAAAGCAATTATGTGTCAGAGCACCTTCACGAGTGGATTGATCTGATATTTGGTTACAAGCAAAAAGGGAGTGATGCTGTTGGGGCCCATAATG TATTTCATCCCCTGACCTATGAAGGAGGTGTAGACTTGAACAG CATCGAGAATCCTGATGAGAAAGTAGCCATGCTCACCCAAATCTTGGAATTTGGGCAGACACCCAAGCAGCTCTTTGTGACGCCGCATCCTCGAAGGATCACCTCAAAGTTTAAAAGTTTGTTCCAAACCTCCAGTTGTAATGCTTCCACAGCAGATTCTCCAG TCTCTCCAGGTGAAGAGTCTTTTGAAGACCTGACTGAAGAAAGCAAAACACTGGCCTGGAATAACATCACCAAACTGCAGCTACATGAGCAACATAAAATCCACAAAGA GGCAGTTACTGGTATAGCGGTGTCTCGCAATGGGTCTTCAGTCTTTACAACCTCACAAG ACTCCACCTTGAAGATGTTTTCTAAGGAATCAAAAATGCTACAAAGAAGTATATCATTTTCAAATATG GCTTTATCATCTTGTTTACTTTTACCAGGAGATGCCACTGTCATAAGTTCTTCATGGGATAATAATGT ctatttttattcCATAGCATTTGGAAGATGCCAGGACACATTAATGGGACATGATGATGCTGTTAGTAAGATCTGTTGGCATGACAACAGGCTGTATTCTGCATCGTGGGACTCGACAGTGAAG GTGTGGTCTGGTGTTCCTGCAGAAATGACAGGCACCAAGAGACACCAGTTTGACATGCTGGCCGAGCTGGAACACGACGTCAGT GTAGATACAATCAGTTTAAATGCTGCAAGCACACTGTTGGTTTCAGGCACCAAAGAAGGCACGGTGAATATCTGGGACCTCACTACGGCCACCATATTGCACCAGATTCCATGCCATTCAGGGACTGTATGTGATACTGCTTTTAGCCCAG ACAGCCGCCATGTCctcagcacaggagaagatggctgtctaaaTGTCATAGATGTGCAGACAGGAATGCTCATCTCTTCTATGACCTCAGATGAGCCCCAGAG GTGCTTTATTTGGGATGGAAATTCTGTTTTATCTGGAAGTCAGTCTGGTGAACTGCTTGTTTGGGACCTCCTTGGAGGAAAAATCAGTGAGAGAATACAGGGCCACACAG GTGCTGTGACGTGTATATGGATGAACGAACAGTGTAGCAGTATCATCACAGGAGGGGAAGACAGACAAATTATGTTTTGGAAATTGCAGTATTAA
- the NSMAF gene encoding protein FAN isoform X1: MAFIRKKRQEQLQLYSKERFSLLLLNLEEYYFEQHTANHIQHRGSQNERKIRGSLKICSKSVIFEPDAISQPIIKIPLRDCIKIGKHGENGANRHLAKAKSGGISLIFSQVYFIKEHNIVAPYKTERGEMEYVFELDVSGKVEDVVETLLQLHRASCLDKLGDQTAMITAILQSRLARTSFDKNRFQSVSEKLHMECKAEMVTPLVTNPGHVCITDTNLYFQPLNGYPKPVVQITLQDVRRIYKRRHGLMPLGLEVFCTEDDLCSDIYLKFYEPQDRDDVYFYIATYLEHHVAERTAESYTLQWQRGHLSNRQYLLHLNNLADRSCNDLSQYPVFPWIISDYCSAELDLSNPGTFRDLSKPVGALNKERLERLLMRYQEMPEPKFMYGSHYSSPGYVLFYLVRIAPEYMLCLQNGRFDNADRMFNSIAETWKNCLDGATDFKELIPEFYGDDVSFLVNSLKLDLGKRQGGQMVDDVELPPWAQSPEDFLQKSQDALESNYVSEHLHEWIDLIFGYKQKGSDAVGAHNVFHPLTYEGGVDLNSIENPDEKVAMLTQILEFGQTPKQLFVTPHPRRITSKFKSLFQTSSCNASTADSPVSPGEESFEDLTEESKTLAWNNITKLQLHEQHKIHKEAVTGIAVSRNGSSVFTTSQDSTLKMFSKESKMLQRSISFSNMALSSCLLLPGDATVISSSWDNNVYFYSIAFGRCQDTLMGHDDAVSKICWHDNRLYSASWDSTVKVWSGVPAEMTGTKRHQFDMLAELEHDVSVDTISLNAASTLLVSGTKEGTVNIWDLTTATILHQIPCHSGTVCDTAFSPDSRHVLSTGEDGCLNVIDVQTGMLISSMTSDEPQRCFIWDGNSVLSGSQSGELLVWDLLGGKISERIQGHTGAVTCIWMNEQCSSIITGGEDRQIMFWKLQY, from the exons GAAAATCAGAGGCTccttaaaaatatgttcaaaatcagTGATTTTTGAACCTGATGCAATATCCCAGCCCATCATTAAG ATTCCTTTGAGAGATTGTATAAAAATAGGGAAACATGGAGAAAATGGAGCCAATAGACACTTGGCAAA GGCAAAATCCGGGGGGATTTCACTCATTTTCAGTCAG GTATATTTCATTAAAGAACACAACATTGTTGCACCATATAAAACAGAAAGG GGCGAAATGGAATATGTCTTTGAATTGGATGTTTCAGGGAAAGTGGAAGATGTGGTAGAGACACTGCTTCAG CTTCACAGAGCGTCCTGCCTTGACAAACTGGGTGACCAAACTGCTATG ATAACAGCTATTTTGCAGTCACGTTTGGCTAGGACATCATTTGACAAAAACAG ATTCCAAAGTGTTTCTGAAAAGCTGCACATGGAATGCAAAGCAGAAATGGTGACACCTCTGGTGACGAATCCTGGACACGTGTGCATCACTGACACAAACCTATATTTTCAACCTCTCAATGGGTACCCA AAACCTGTGGTCCAGATAACACTCCAGGATGTCCGCCGCATTTACAAGAGGAGGCACGGCCTCATGCCTCTG GGCTTGGAAGTGTTTTGCACAGAAGATGATCTGTGTTCTGACATCTACCTGAAGTTCTATGAACCTCAAGATAGAGATGATGTCTATTTCTATATTGCTACGTATCTAG AGCACCACGTGGCGGAGCGCACGGCCGAGAGCTACACCCTGCAGTGGCAGCGCGGGCACCTTTCCAACCGCCAGTACCTCCTGCACCTCAATAACCTGGCCGACCGCAGCTGCAACGACCTCTCCCAGTACCCGGTGTTCCCGTGGATCATCAGTGATTACTGCAGTGCAGAACTGG attTGTCCAATCCAGGAACCTTCCGGGATCTCAGTAAGCCAGTAGGGGCCCTAAATAAGGAGCGCTTGGAGAGACTGCTG ATGCGCTACCAGGAAATGCCGGAGCCAAAGTTCATGTACGGCAGTCACTACTCTTCTCCGGGTTATGTGCTGTTTTACCTTGTTCGGATTG CACCAGAGTATATGCTGTGCCTACAGAATGGAAGATTTGATAATGCAGATAGAATGTTCAACAG TATTGCAGAAACCTGGAAAAACTGTTTGGATGGTGCAACAGATTTTAAAGAG TTGATTCCAGAATTCTATGGTGATGATGTCAGCTTTTTAGTCAATAGTCTGAAGCTCGATTTGGGAAAGAGACAAGGAGGGCAGATGGTCGATGATGTGGAACTTCCCCCTTGGGCACAGA GTCCTGAGGACTTTCTCCAGAAGAGCCAAGATGCGTTGGAAAGCAATTATGTGTCAGAGCACCTTCACGAGTGGATTGATCTGATATTTGGTTACAAGCAAAAAGGGAGTGATGCTGTTGGGGCCCATAATG TATTTCATCCCCTGACCTATGAAGGAGGTGTAGACTTGAACAG CATCGAGAATCCTGATGAGAAAGTAGCCATGCTCACCCAAATCTTGGAATTTGGGCAGACACCCAAGCAGCTCTTTGTGACGCCGCATCCTCGAAGGATCACCTCAAAGTTTAAAAGTTTGTTCCAAACCTCCAGTTGTAATGCTTCCACAGCAGATTCTCCAG TCTCTCCAGGTGAAGAGTCTTTTGAAGACCTGACTGAAGAAAGCAAAACACTGGCCTGGAATAACATCACCAAACTGCAGCTACATGAGCAACATAAAATCCACAAAGA GGCAGTTACTGGTATAGCGGTGTCTCGCAATGGGTCTTCAGTCTTTACAACCTCACAAG ACTCCACCTTGAAGATGTTTTCTAAGGAATCAAAAATGCTACAAAGAAGTATATCATTTTCAAATATG GCTTTATCATCTTGTTTACTTTTACCAGGAGATGCCACTGTCATAAGTTCTTCATGGGATAATAATGT ctatttttattcCATAGCATTTGGAAGATGCCAGGACACATTAATGGGACATGATGATGCTGTTAGTAAGATCTGTTGGCATGACAACAGGCTGTATTCTGCATCGTGGGACTCGACAGTGAAG GTGTGGTCTGGTGTTCCTGCAGAAATGACAGGCACCAAGAGACACCAGTTTGACATGCTGGCCGAGCTGGAACACGACGTCAGT GTAGATACAATCAGTTTAAATGCTGCAAGCACACTGTTGGTTTCAGGCACCAAAGAAGGCACGGTGAATATCTGGGACCTCACTACGGCCACCATATTGCACCAGATTCCATGCCATTCAGGGACTGTATGTGATACTGCTTTTAGCCCAG ACAGCCGCCATGTCctcagcacaggagaagatggctgtctaaaTGTCATAGATGTGCAGACAGGAATGCTCATCTCTTCTATGACCTCAGATGAGCCCCAGAG GTGCTTTATTTGGGATGGAAATTCTGTTTTATCTGGAAGTCAGTCTGGTGAACTGCTTGTTTGGGACCTCCTTGGAGGAAAAATCAGTGAGAGAATACAGGGCCACACAG GTGCTGTGACGTGTATATGGATGAACGAACAGTGTAGCAGTATCATCACAGGAGGGGAAGACAGACAAATTATGTTTTGGAAATTGCAGTATTAA